In a single window of the Mobula hypostoma chromosome 29, sMobHyp1.1, whole genome shotgun sequence genome:
- the LOC134339287 gene encoding inositol 1,4,5-trisphosphate receptor-interacting protein-like yields MIIGSLDHPRLLSDEVESEELESEEFRIRWKEQEYQPKLVPEQFQEEMEEKAKHDCYVNISKFAKMEDPRKESWRTRNILFIVTVLFLGFWTKDIWPYIPHDENSEEEEEEEKENEFQQRIYSDILNIPAKSVLDQFYNISVQKMNQEPMQIPEFVEGFVDNLLEACRNQILFDSELIFEDCTGIGSQFEKWGCKMPSVYDILVPIVLQDRCCFKPEICCIPPDNHSYGRILMVTPSNAVLTCQCYSTEPEGHVLCLIHSKGQESDVHDNYLASIMCIEGYLDYKKVVKLFRLALSNSWDKICHKYDFKVTFHKITGCCGLQVLYQSEQTIRIKVFPAVRLKDSEVYLVPSFSDYSKDASLSTTYWDISCAVHEYRFLKIMAKKVPESSCHIKCLKILIFLTENLRNSSDQRYVLGSYLFKTVLMHLLLSQPHSKWKECYLEHRLRDVLKYLGNCLDEKQLHRFMIGNQTLSQQSEIPEMLLETEPINLFRSFASDHDSYCQAVLEYQTILKEMGNLMREYIKNNAVS; encoded by the coding sequence ATGATAATAGGGAGCTTGGACCACCCCCGCCTCCTAAGCGATGAAGTGGAGAGTGAAGAGTTGGAGAGTGAAGAGTTCAGGATAAGATGGAAGGAGCAGGAGTATCAGCCTAAGCTGGTGCCGGAACAATTCCAGGAAGAAATGGAAGAGAAAGCTAAACATGATTGTTATGTGAACATCAGTAAATTTGCAAAAATGGAAGATCCGAGAAAGGAGAGTTGGAGGACCAGGAATATTCTCTTTATTGTCACAGTCCTATTTTTGGGATTCTGGACGAAAGACATATGGCCATATATACCCCATGATGAAAACAGtgaggaagaagaggaggaagaaaaggaaaatgaatttcaacaaAGAATTTACAGTGATATTTTAAATATTCCTGCCAAAAGCGTGCTGGATCAGTTCTACAACATCTCTGTTCAGAAGATGAACCAGGAGCCAATGCAGATCCCTGAATTTGTAGAAGGTTTTGTGGACAATCTTTTAGAAGCTTGCAGGAATCAAATCCTGTTTGACTCTGAGCTGATCTTTGAAGACTGCACGGGCATTGGAAGTCAATTTGAGAAATGGGGTTGCAAGATGCCATCTGTATATGATATCTTGGTTCCAATTGTCCTCCAGGACAGATGTTGCTTTAAACCAGAGATTTGTTGCATCCCACCTGACAATCATAGTTATGGCAGGATTCTCATGGTCACACCAAGCAATGCTGTGTTGACCTGCCAGTGTTACAGCACAGAACCTGAAGGGCATGTGCTTTGCCTTATTCATAGCAAAGGACAGGAGTCTGATGTTCATGACAATTACCTAGCTTCTATCATGTGTATTGAGGGGTATTTGGATTATAAGAAAGTTGTGAAATTGTTCAGACTTGCATTATCCAACTCCTGGGACAAAATTTGTCATAAATATGATTTTAAAGTTACCTTCCACAAAATTACTGGTTGCTGTGGTTTACAAGTCCTCTATCAGTCAGAACAAACCATTCGCATAAAAGTCTTCCCTGCTGTGAGGCTGAAGGATTCAGAAGTCTACCTTGTACCTAGCTTTTCAGATTACTCCAAGGATGCTTCATTATCCACTACCTACTGGGACATTTCCTGTGCTGTCCATGAGTATAGGTTTCTGAAAATCATGGCCAAAAAAGTCCCCGAGAGCAGCTGTCATATTAAGTGCCTTAAAATACTGATCTTTCTAACCGAAAACTTGCGTAATTCTTCAGATCAGCGATATGTCCTTGGGTCCTATCTTTTTAAAACTGTCCTTATGCATCTGTTGCTAAGTCAGCCTCACTCAAAGTGGAAAGAATGTTACCTGGAACATAGGCTTAGAGATGTTTTGAAATACCTTGGAAATTGTTTGGATGAGAAACAGCTCCACCGATTTATGATTGGAAATCAAACTCTTTCTCAGCAAAGTGAAATTCCAGAAATGCTTCTCGAAacagaacctattaatctcttcCGGTCATTTGCATCAGATCATGATTCTTACTGCCAGGCAGTTCTAGAATATCAGACAATATTAAAGGAGATGGGAAATTTAATGAgggaatatattaaaaataatgcaGTCAGCTGA